The Clostridium septicum genome contains a region encoding:
- a CDS encoding glycosyltransferase, translating into MKVALIHDWLPFMGGAERVLSNFVEIYPDAPIYTTICNKEKLDSPIKEAKIFVSNIQKNKRNIENHRKYFPFMPTAMESFDLNKYNIVLSSSSSVAKGVITNPDTMHVCYCHSPMRYAWEFSYEYAGKMVGKSSLKNKLLNYFLTGMRLWDLATANRVDYFIANSENVAKRIWKHYKRESVVIHPPVRCKLFQISNVNEDYFLVVSRLQEYKKIDLAVEVFNELGLPLVIIGDGPERAKLEKMAKGNIKFLGRQPDEVIKEHYSKCRAFLFPGEEDFGITPLEAMASGRPVIAYGKGGALETVVEEKTGVFFKTQTSKDFKDAIKKFEKMEFNKKEIRAHAEKFDEEIFKRKIETFINESYEDFVNKKNWKVIK; encoded by the coding sequence ATGAAGGTAGCACTAATTCATGATTGGTTGCCATTTATGGGAGGCGCAGAAAGAGTACTTTCTAATTTTGTTGAGATTTATCCAGATGCGCCAATATATACAACTATATGTAATAAGGAAAAATTAGATTCACCAATAAAAGAAGCAAAGATATTCGTATCTAATATTCAAAAGAATAAAAGAAATATAGAGAATCATAGAAAATATTTCCCTTTTATGCCAACGGCAATGGAATCTTTTGATTTAAATAAATATAATATTGTTTTAAGTAGTAGTTCAAGTGTAGCAAAAGGTGTAATAACAAATCCTGATACAATGCATGTGTGTTATTGCCATTCTCCTATGAGATATGCATGGGAATTTTCATATGAATATGCAGGAAAAATGGTAGGAAAAAGCAGTTTAAAAAATAAACTTTTAAATTATTTTTTAACAGGTATGAGATTATGGGATTTAGCTACAGCAAATAGAGTAGATTATTTTATAGCTAACTCTGAAAATGTAGCTAAAAGAATATGGAAACATTATAAAAGGGAATCAGTAGTAATTCATCCACCAGTAAGATGTAAGCTGTTCCAAATAAGTAATGTAAACGAAGATTATTTTTTAGTGGTTTCAAGATTGCAAGAGTATAAAAAAATAGATTTAGCTGTAGAAGTGTTTAATGAGTTAGGTTTACCACTGGTTATAATTGGAGATGGACCAGAAAGAGCTAAATTAGAAAAGATGGCTAAAGGTAATATTAAATTTTTAGGAAGACAACCGGATGAAGTTATAAAGGAACATTATTCAAAGTGTAGAGCATTTTTATTTCCTGGTGAAGAGGATTTTGGAATAACTCCATTAGAGGCAATGGCAAGTGGAAGGCCTGTAATTGCTTATGGTAAAGGTGGAGCTTTAGAAACTGTTGTTGAAGAAAAAACAGGAGTGTTTTTTAAGACTCAAACAAGTAAGGATTTTAAAGATGCTATAAAAAAATTTGAAAAAATGGAGTTTAATAAAAAAGAAATAAGAGCTCATGCAGAAAAGTTTGATGAAGAAATATTTAAAAGAAAGATTGAAACCTTTATAAATGAATCATATGAGGATTTTGTTAACAAAAAGAATTGGAAAGTAATAAAATAA
- a CDS encoding glycosyltransferase family 4 protein, which produces MNRVCILNALQTSLSGGIGRYSYELSKSLYEKEKSNIKIVIREEDRKDFLFAKDEDLIIVKNIKSGIHRNIYEQIILPFKARKINKNAILHYPDSMAPLLALNDVVITVHDLAFKTLKGAFTWKTALWKKIITPLSIIKAKKVVAITEFAKSEIYTHYRNIAKDKVVVVYNGFNNLNVEKNDRTEVIRNEKLKLNIDKPYILTVSTISPRKNIDGLIKAFNIIKDKTECNLIVGGKNGWLYESVYETVENLNLKERVIFTGSVTDYELSQMYKNCALFVYPSFYEGFGLPPLEAMSYNKKCAVSNSTSIPEVVGSAGIYFDPSKVEDIAEKLLLALNRDIDVNLIQSVLNKFSWKKCADGVIKKVYDII; this is translated from the coding sequence ATGAACAGAGTATGCATATTAAATGCTTTACAAACTTCACTAAGTGGAGGAATCGGTAGGTATAGTTATGAATTATCTAAAAGTTTATATGAAAAGGAAAAAAGCAATATAAAAATAGTAATTAGAGAAGAAGATAGAAAAGATTTTTTATTTGCAAAAGATGAAGATCTAATTATAGTGAAAAATATAAAAAGTGGTATTCATAGGAATATTTATGAACAAATAATATTACCGTTTAAAGCAAGAAAAATTAATAAAAATGCTATTTTACATTATCCAGATTCTATGGCACCATTATTAGCATTAAATGATGTTGTAATAACTGTACATGATTTAGCATTTAAAACATTAAAAGGAGCCTTTACTTGGAAGACAGCCTTATGGAAAAAAATTATAACTCCATTATCTATAATAAAAGCAAAAAAAGTAGTAGCTATTACCGAATTTGCTAAAAGTGAAATATATACCCATTATAGGAATATAGCAAAGGATAAAGTTGTTGTTGTATATAATGGTTTTAATAATTTAAATGTAGAAAAAAATGATAGAACTGAAGTAATAAGGAACGAAAAATTAAAATTAAATATTGATAAACCATATATATTGACTGTTAGTACAATTTCCCCCAGAAAAAATATTGATGGCTTGATAAAAGCATTTAACATTATTAAAGATAAAACTGAATGCAATCTAATTGTAGGTGGTAAAAATGGATGGTTATATGAGTCAGTTTATGAAACTGTTGAAAATTTAAATTTAAAAGAAAGAGTAATTTTTACAGGATCAGTTACTGATTATGAGTTATCACAAATGTATAAAAATTGTGCTTTATTTGTTTATCCATCATTTTATGAAGGTTTTGGTTTACCTCCATTAGAAGCCATGTCATATAATAAAAAATGTGCAGTTTCAAATAGCACATCTATTCCAGAAGTTGTAGGAAGTGCGGGAATATATTTTGATCCTTCAAAGGTGGAAGATATAGCTGAAAAGCTCCTTTTAGCTTTAAATAGAGATATAGATGTAAATTTAATACAAAGTGTATTAAATAAATTCAGCTGGAAAAAGTGTGCTGATGGAGTAATTAAAAAAGTATATGATATTATTTAA
- a CDS encoding glycosyltransferase family 2 protein: MKELAIILLNYNNVEDTLECVESIEKNCESDYTIIVVDNNSTNDSKDILIKNKKRYKLILNPVNEGFAQGNNVGIKWAIDNNFKYIMLLNNDTLIEKGSIELLLNEMNSNPNIGIIGPRIMYYPEKNKIWFDGGEIDWFKFIVNHNNIGKKISTQNSDKIKENVSFLTGCCMLINRNLIEQIGYLPEEYFMYYEDVDYCVMVKDAGYNLINLKESIIYHKVSSSSGGEDSAFSIKWGTRNRIIFMNKYKYKVDKTRYIASVLFFYSTRIIKLIKYIFKKDKERYSAIIEGIKEGKKYIEGVRYD; the protein is encoded by the coding sequence ATGAAGGAACTTGCAATAATACTTTTAAATTATAATAATGTTGAAGATACATTAGAGTGTGTTGAAAGTATTGAGAAAAATTGTGAAAGTGATTATACTATTATTGTTGTTGATAATAATTCTACAAATGATTCTAAAGACATTTTAATTAAAAATAAAAAAAGATATAAATTGATTTTAAACCCAGTAAATGAGGGGTTTGCACAAGGTAATAATGTTGGAATTAAGTGGGCTATAGATAACAATTTTAAATATATAATGTTATTAAATAATGATACTTTAATAGAGAAAGGATCAATAGAGCTACTACTTAATGAGATGAATAGTAATCCTAATATAGGAATAATTGGACCTAGAATCATGTATTATCCTGAAAAGAATAAGATTTGGTTTGATGGTGGAGAAATAGATTGGTTTAAATTTATAGTTAATCATAACAACATTGGTAAAAAAATATCTACCCAAAATAGTGATAAAATAAAAGAGAATGTTTCATTTTTAACAGGATGTTGTATGTTAATAAATAGAAATTTAATAGAACAGATTGGTTATTTACCTGAAGAGTATTTTATGTACTATGAAGATGTAGATTATTGTGTAATGGTTAAGGACGCAGGATATAATTTAATTAACTTGAAAGAATCCATAATATATCACAAGGTTAGTTCATCATCAGGTGGGGAGGATTCAGCATTTTCTATTAAGTGGGGAACAAGGAATAGAATTATATTTATGAATAAATATAAATATAAAGTGGACAAAACTCGTTATATTGCTAGTGTATTATTTTTCTATTCAACACGAATAATAAAGTTAATAAAATATATATTTAAAAAAGACAAAGAAAGATATTCTGCAATTATAGAGGGAATAAAAGAAGGAAAAAAATATATAGAAGGTGTTAGATATGATTAA
- a CDS encoding sugar transferase codes for MINVNGQERKQSVLYPIIKRVTDIIISLSALILLSPLLLIVSFLILIDSKGPIIFKQDRVGKNGKIFKMYKFRSMVVNAEELKKKLENKNEMTGPMFKIKEDPRITKIGKFIRKTSIDELPQLINIIKGEMSLVGPRPSLPSEVEKFEPWMMERLDVLPGLTCYWQVMGRNSIGFKEWMELDIKYVRERNCWIDIKLIFKTFFVIFGDENAS; via the coding sequence ATGATTAATGTTAACGGTCAAGAAAGAAAACAGTCAGTTTTGTATCCGATTATAAAAAGAGTCACAGATATTATTATATCACTATCAGCTTTAATATTATTAAGTCCATTACTTTTAATTGTATCTTTTTTAATATTAATAGACTCAAAAGGGCCTATTATTTTTAAACAAGATAGAGTAGGTAAGAACGGTAAAATATTCAAAATGTATAAATTTAGATCTATGGTCGTAAATGCAGAAGAGCTTAAGAAAAAGCTAGAAAATAAAAATGAGATGACTGGACCTATGTTTAAAATTAAGGAAGATCCGAGAATAACCAAGATAGGAAAATTTATAAGAAAAACAAGCATAGATGAACTTCCACAATTAATAAATATAATAAAAGGAGAAATGAGTTTAGTCGGTCCAAGACCAAGTTTACCATCTGAAGTTGAGAAATTTGAACCATGGATGATGGAAAGATTAGATGTATTACCAGGATTAACTTGTTATTGGCAAGTTATGGGGAGAAATAGTATTGGTTTTAAAGAATGGATGGAATTAGATATTAAATATGTTAGAGAAAGAAATTGTTGGATAGATATCAAACTAATTTTTAAGACTTTTTTTGTTATTTTTGGAGATGAGAATGCTTCATAA
- the rfbD gene encoding dTDP-4-dehydrorhamnose reductase: protein MKILLLGAKGQLGQQIIKIIKEKKSELGSLPKDIINAELVCMDIDDLDITNIDQVKSILNKEKPNIIINSAAFTNVDGCESNYDLAFKVNALGGRNLAIVSEEIGAKLVHISTDYVFDGKGSSPLKECDITVPISAYGKTKLLGENYVKDFCSRYFIVRTAWLYGYFGKNFVYTIMNAGRERGKLTVVNDQRGNPTNAEDLAYHVLKLAVTEEYGIYHCTGDGECTWYDFASKIIEYSGIDCEVLPVTSDEYKTPAKRPEYSSLDNMMLRNTIGDEMREWEEALKCFMNNKDKYTK from the coding sequence ATGAAAATATTATTATTAGGTGCAAAAGGACAATTAGGACAGCAAATAATAAAAATAATAAAGGAAAAAAAATCTGAGTTAGGAAGTTTACCTAAAGATATTATAAATGCGGAACTGGTTTGTATGGACATTGATGATTTAGATATAACAAATATAGATCAGGTAAAAAGTATATTAAATAAAGAGAAGCCTAATATTATTATAAATTCAGCTGCATTTACTAATGTAGATGGATGTGAAAGTAATTATGATTTAGCATTTAAAGTAAATGCTTTGGGTGGAAGGAATTTAGCAATTGTATCTGAAGAAATTGGTGCTAAATTAGTACATATATCCACAGATTATGTATTTGATGGCAAAGGATCAAGTCCATTAAAAGAATGTGATATTACAGTGCCTATAAGCGCATATGGAAAAACTAAGCTTCTTGGAGAAAATTATGTTAAGGATTTTTGTTCAAGATATTTTATAGTTAGAACTGCATGGCTTTATGGATATTTTGGGAAAAATTTTGTTTATACTATAATGAATGCAGGAAGAGAAAGAGGAAAGCTTACAGTAGTAAATGATCAAAGAGGTAATCCAACTAATGCGGAAGATTTAGCGTATCATGTATTAAAATTAGCGGTAACAGAGGAATATGGAATATATCACTGTACTGGTGATGGAGAATGTACTTGGTATGATTTTGCAAGTAAGATTATAGAATATTCAGGTATAGACTGTGAAGTATTGCCTGTAACATCAGATGAATATAAAACGCCAGCAAAGAGGCCAGAATATTCTTCATTAGATAATATGATGTTAAGAAATACTATAGGTGATGAAATGAGAGAATGGGAAGAAGCTCTTAAGTGTTTTATGAACAATAAAGATAAATATACAAAGTAA
- the rfbA gene encoding glucose-1-phosphate thymidylyltransferase RfbA, with translation MKGIILAGGSGTRLYPVTKAMSKQMVPIYDKPMIYYPMSVLMLAGIRDILIISTPRDIINFKELFKDGSELGLNIEYAIQEAPNGLAEAFIIGEDFIGSDNVAMILGDNIFYGQSFSERLKEASELKEGAMVFGYYVQNPKAFGVVEFDSEGKVISLEEKPENPKSKYAVPGLYFYDNSVVKKAKELKPSARGELEITDLNRVYMEEGNLTVNLLGRGMAWLDTGTHASMLQASNFVEAVQNTQGTYIACLEEIAYRKGWISQDEVKELAKPLLKTGYGKYLMDIIEE, from the coding sequence ATGAAGGGTATAATTTTAGCAGGAGGGTCTGGCACTAGACTTTATCCTGTAACAAAAGCTATGTCAAAGCAAATGGTTCCAATATATGATAAACCAATGATTTATTATCCTATGTCAGTTTTGATGTTAGCAGGAATACGTGACATATTAATTATATCTACTCCAAGAGATATAATTAATTTTAAGGAATTATTTAAAGACGGATCTGAATTAGGTTTAAATATAGAATATGCAATTCAAGAGGCGCCTAATGGACTAGCAGAAGCATTTATAATTGGAGAAGACTTTATAGGTAGCGATAATGTAGCAATGATATTAGGAGATAATATATTTTACGGACAAAGTTTCAGTGAACGTTTAAAAGAAGCCTCAGAATTAAAGGAAGGTGCAATGGTTTTTGGATATTATGTTCAAAATCCAAAGGCTTTTGGAGTTGTTGAATTTGATTCAGAAGGTAAAGTTATTTCATTAGAAGAAAAACCAGAAAATCCTAAATCAAAATATGCTGTACCAGGGTTATATTTTTATGACAATTCTGTAGTAAAAAAAGCAAAAGAGTTAAAGCCTTCAGCTAGAGGTGAGTTAGAAATTACAGATTTAAATAGAGTTTATATGGAAGAGGGAAATCTAACAGTAAATCTATTAGGAAGAGGTATGGCATGGCTTGACACAGGAACACATGCATCAATGTTGCAAGCGTCAAATTTTGTAGAAGCGGTTCAAAATACTCAAGGAACATATATAGCATGTTTAGAAGAAATAGCTTATAGAAAAGGATGGATATCTCAAGATGAGGTTAAAGAGTTAGCTAAACCTTTATTAAAAACTGGTTATGGGAAATATTTAATGGATATAATAGAGGAGTAA
- the rfbC gene encoding dTDP-4-dehydrorhamnose 3,5-epimerase, giving the protein MGKFKFIETKIKDLYIIEPKVFGDNRGYFMETYSKKDFFEAGLTMEFVQDNESKSKKGVLRGMHFQTKHTQGKLVRVTSGEVYDVAVDLRKGSPTYGQWEGVLLTQENKRQFYVPEGFAHGFLVVSDEAVFNYKCTDFYAPEYDSGLLWNDPDVGIEWPLDGIENILLSEKDKVQKTLKELEVPFIY; this is encoded by the coding sequence ATGGGCAAATTTAAGTTTATAGAAACTAAGATAAAGGATTTATATATAATAGAGCCTAAAGTTTTTGGAGATAATAGAGGTTATTTCATGGAGACTTACAGTAAAAAGGATTTTTTTGAAGCTGGTCTTACTATGGAATTTGTTCAAGATAATGAATCAAAATCAAAAAAAGGTGTTTTAAGAGGAATGCATTTTCAAACAAAGCATACCCAAGGAAAGCTTGTAAGAGTTACAAGTGGAGAAGTTTATGATGTAGCAGTTGATTTAAGAAAAGGATCACCTACCTATGGACAATGGGAGGGAGTACTTCTTACGCAAGAAAATAAGAGACAATTCTATGTTCCAGAAGGATTTGCACATGGATTTTTAGTAGTTTCAGATGAAGCAGTATTTAACTATAAATGTACAGATTTTTATGCGCCAGAATATGATAGTGGACTTTTATGGAATGATCCAGATGTTGGCATAGAGTGGCCATTAGATGGAATAGAGAATATCCTACTATCTGAAAAAGATAAAGTTCAAAAGACATTAAAAGAATTAGAAGTACCTTTTATTTATTAA
- the rfbB gene encoding dTDP-glucose 4,6-dehydratase — MKTYLVTGGAGFIGSNFVLYILKKYNDIRIINLDKLTYAGNLENLKAIEGDKRHIFVQGDICDKELVSSLFEKYEIDYVVHFAAESHVDRSIKEPEIFVKTNVLGTVNLLNCAKNAWEVNDGWKEGVKFLHVSTDEVYGSLGETGYFMETTPLDPHSPYSSSKASSDLMVKAYADTYKMPINITRCSNNYGPFQFPEKLIPLLINNCLQHKDLPIYGDGMNIRDWLFVEDHAKAIDMVINNGRLGEVYNVGGHNERTNIQIVDTVINYINENVDKEVTENLKKFVEDRKGHDRRYGIDPTKIKEELGWYPETTFEVGIVKTIKWYLDNKNWMENITSGDYQNYYNEMYKK; from the coding sequence ATGAAAACTTACTTAGTTACTGGAGGAGCTGGATTTATAGGATCTAACTTCGTATTATATATTCTTAAAAAGTATAACGACATAAGAATTATTAATTTAGATAAATTAACTTATGCAGGAAATTTAGAGAATTTAAAAGCAATCGAAGGGGATAAAAGGCATATATTTGTTCAAGGAGATATTTGCGATAAGGAATTAGTATCAAGCCTTTTTGAAAAATATGAAATAGATTATGTTGTTCATTTTGCCGCAGAATCACATGTTGATAGAAGTATAAAAGAACCAGAGATATTTGTTAAAACAAATGTTTTAGGAACAGTTAACTTATTAAATTGTGCAAAGAATGCATGGGAAGTAAATGATGGATGGAAAGAAGGCGTTAAGTTCCTTCATGTTTCAACTGATGAAGTTTATGGTTCACTTGGCGAGACAGGATATTTTATGGAAACTACTCCGTTAGATCCACATAGTCCTTATTCATCAAGTAAGGCTAGTTCAGATTTAATGGTGAAGGCATATGCAGATACTTATAAAATGCCAATTAATATAACAAGATGTTCAAATAATTATGGTCCTTTCCAATTCCCAGAAAAACTAATACCACTTTTAATAAATAATTGTTTGCAACATAAAGATTTACCTATATATGGTGATGGAATGAATATTAGAGATTGGTTATTTGTTGAAGATCATGCTAAAGCTATAGATATGGTTATAAATAATGGTAGATTAGGTGAAGTTTATAATGTTGGTGGACATAATGAAAGAACAAACATACAAATAGTAGATACAGTTATTAACTATATAAATGAAAATGTAGATAAAGAAGTAACAGAAAATTTAAAGAAATTTGTTGAAGATAGAAAAGGCCACGATAGAAGATATGGAATAGATCCAACTAAGATAAAAGAAGAGCTTGGTTGGTATCCAGAAACAACTTTTGAAGTAGGAATAGTTAAAACTATTAAATGGTACTTAGATAATAAAAATTGGATGGAAAACATAACTTCTGGAGATTATCAAAATTATTATAATGAAATGTATAAAAAATAA
- a CDS encoding O-antigen ligase family protein, with protein sequence MTIFNNDKKSFYLNPLINKLIITLFFISLLLIPFDDLPYFNALGGLGKRASIYPFLLMVPIIILVFFQNRKIFYKNCIENNLIFAFYISCIISVLFNITVIHSSVFKGQTGIKRAIIQIGSISLLLLSMYAIQFIINKNKLSIITIRKFICLSFIPVAIIGMLQLLNLLKIYDFSYIIQKSSYFINNSLRGDLYGTRIRGVSAEASYLGMYCAFLFPWFFSYILTEKKKISKVIFSVISFIILALVVATKSRTATILIFVDLFVILVLILLFYKSIRVKIFSSFMIVLMGIFLFGFSSSMDYLINRPKAHQNNSQHSSNTVNNYQVGQLISSISDNNIDSNIARKSMQKAAFKIGLDNPVLGVGIGQFGFHLNNYLDKDAFNNSHEVRVWSNNEVSTWPPVHSLYHRIFAEEGSVGLLLYLLFIIIICLKLFIKIITNKNNLFGIILLSSYGTILIGQLTLDQFVIPQFWIMTSIIILYNNDLITLQESI encoded by the coding sequence ATGACTATATTTAATAACGATAAAAAGTCATTTTACTTAAATCCACTTATTAATAAATTAATAATAACTTTATTTTTTATTTCGTTATTATTAATTCCATTTGACGATTTACCTTATTTTAATGCTTTAGGTGGATTAGGTAAAAGAGCATCTATTTATCCATTTTTATTAATGGTCCCTATAATAATTTTAGTTTTTTTTCAAAACAGAAAAATTTTCTATAAAAATTGTATAGAAAATAATTTAATATTTGCTTTTTATATTTCTTGTATTATAAGCGTTTTATTCAATATTACCGTAATACATAGTTCTGTATTTAAAGGACAAACTGGTATAAAAAGAGCAATTATTCAAATTGGATCAATTAGTTTATTATTGCTTTCCATGTATGCTATTCAATTTATAATCAATAAAAATAAACTTTCAATTATTACTATTAGAAAATTTATTTGTCTTTCTTTTATTCCTGTAGCTATTATTGGAATGTTGCAACTACTTAACTTATTAAAAATATATGACTTTTCATATATAATACAAAAATCCTCTTACTTTATTAATAATTCTTTAAGAGGTGATTTATATGGAACAAGAATTAGAGGTGTATCAGCTGAAGCATCTTATCTAGGTATGTATTGTGCTTTTTTATTTCCATGGTTTTTTAGTTATATACTAACTGAAAAGAAAAAAATATCTAAAGTAATTTTCTCTGTGATTTCTTTTATTATATTAGCCTTAGTAGTAGCAACTAAATCTAGAACTGCTACCATATTAATATTCGTAGATTTATTCGTAATTTTAGTTTTAATATTACTATTTTATAAATCTATTCGTGTCAAAATATTTTCATCTTTTATGATTGTTTTAATGGGTATATTTTTATTTGGATTTTCATCAAGTATGGATTATTTAATTAATCGTCCAAAGGCTCATCAAAATAATTCTCAACACTCATCTAATACAGTAAATAATTATCAAGTTGGACAATTAATTTCTTCTATATCTGATAATAATATAGATTCTAATATAGCAAGAAAATCCATGCAAAAAGCAGCATTTAAAATTGGACTAGATAATCCTGTATTAGGAGTAGGTATTGGACAATTTGGATTCCATTTAAATAATTATTTGGATAAAGATGCTTTTAACAACTCTCATGAGGTAAGGGTGTGGTCCAATAATGAAGTCTCTACATGGCCCCCAGTTCATTCACTTTATCATAGAATTTTTGCTGAAGAAGGTTCTGTAGGTCTTTTATTATATCTTTTATTTATTATAATTATTTGTCTAAAGTTGTTCATTAAGATAATAACTAATAAAAATAATCTTTTTGGGATAATATTACTATCTAGTTATGGAACCATATTAATCGGTCAATTAACTCTTGATCAATTTGTAATACCTCAATTTTGGATTATGACATCAATTATAATTTTATATAATAATGATTTAATAACTCTACAAGAGTCTATATAA